A single region of the bacterium genome encodes:
- the nifJ gene encoding pyruvate:ferredoxin (flavodoxin) oxidoreductase: MSETTQRQMVAIEGNEATASVAFRTNEVVAIYPITPSSGMGEFADEWSAQGKANVWGSVPIVVEMQSEGGAAGAVHGSLQAGALTTTFTASQGLLLMIPNMYKIAGELTAFAMHVSARTLATHGLSIFGDHSDVMACRQTGFALLASNSVQEAHDMALVAQAATLKSRLPFLHFFDGFRTSHEVAKIEYLSDDDLRAMLPTDFIEDHRRRAMTPDRPVLRGTAQNPDAYFQAREAVNRFYTACPDVVQETMDRFGELTGRRYHLFDYVGDPEAERVVVLMGSGAETVHETVEWLLTRGEKVGVLKVRLYRPFSSRAFVAALPSSVKAIAVLDRTKEPGAPGEPLYMDVVAALREAQEEGFARFSVPPTVSGGRYGLASKEFTPAMVCAVFSELAATKPKPCFTVGITDDVTGLSLPFDRDLDTEPDDVSRAVFFGLGADGTVGANKNSIKIIGEETPNFAQGYFVYDSKKSGAMTISHLRFGPRPIQSAYLIKHASFVACHQFVFMEKYDVLRYAAPGAVFLLNSPYGPEEVWDHLAREVQEQIIEKRLTFYTIDAVEVARKTGMGGRINAIMQTCFFAISGVLPRDEAISKIKESIEKTYGKKGDEVVRRNWQAVDETLANLHLVDVPEKVTATKSLPPTISTDAPEFVQRVIGVIAANMGDLLPVSAFPVDGTWPVGTTQWEKRNIALEIPVWDAEICIQCNKCVLVCPHATIRAKYYDPELLKGAPPTFKSTAFRSQEVKGLEYTLQVAPEDCTGCSLCVMVCPVKDKTNPKHKAINMAPQIPLREPERENWAFFLSLPEPDRTRIKLDVKGSQFLTPLFEYSGACAGCGETPYVKLLTQLFGDRLLIGNATGCSSIYGGNLPTTPYATNSDGRGPTWSNSLFEDNAEFGFGFRLALDSLSEQAEDLVRTLAQQVGPDLADAILKADQSSEAGIAAQRERVVSLRKKLAGVNTPAARRLELIADYLVRKSVWVVGGDGWAYDIGYGGLDHVMAMGRKVNILVLDTEVYSNTGGQQSKSTPRGAVAKFASAGKPIAKKDLAMMAMTYGSVYVARVAFGAKDTHTVNAFLEAESYPGTSLIIAYSPCIAHGYDLAMGMEQQKLAVETGYWPLIRYDPRRLEEGKSPMQLDSGPPKGDLAKFLYNETRFRMVEGIDPERARALLESARRDVQTRYKLYELLAK, encoded by the coding sequence ATGTCGGAGACCACACAGCGACAGATGGTTGCCATTGAAGGGAACGAGGCGACCGCGTCAGTCGCGTTTCGTACCAACGAAGTTGTGGCCATCTACCCCATCACACCGTCTTCGGGGATGGGGGAGTTCGCGGACGAGTGGTCGGCTCAGGGCAAAGCGAACGTCTGGGGCTCGGTGCCCATAGTGGTCGAGATGCAGTCCGAGGGAGGCGCCGCCGGCGCCGTGCACGGCTCCCTGCAGGCAGGCGCCCTGACGACGACGTTCACCGCTTCCCAAGGGCTGCTGCTTATGATCCCCAACATGTACAAGATTGCCGGCGAGCTGACCGCGTTCGCGATGCACGTCTCCGCCCGAACGCTGGCCACGCACGGGCTCTCGATCTTCGGCGACCACTCCGACGTAATGGCGTGCCGGCAGACCGGCTTCGCCCTGCTGGCTTCCAACTCGGTGCAGGAGGCCCACGACATGGCCCTGGTCGCTCAGGCGGCCACGCTGAAGTCGCGTCTGCCATTCCTGCACTTCTTCGACGGGTTCCGCACTTCGCACGAGGTGGCTAAGATCGAGTATCTCAGCGATGACGACCTGCGCGCAATGCTTCCAACTGACTTCATCGAGGATCACCGCCGCCGTGCCATGACGCCGGACCGCCCGGTACTGCGTGGGACGGCGCAGAACCCCGACGCCTACTTCCAGGCGCGGGAAGCGGTCAACCGGTTCTACACGGCCTGCCCTGACGTGGTGCAGGAGACCATGGACCGGTTCGGGGAGCTCACCGGCCGCCGGTACCACCTCTTCGACTATGTTGGGGACCCGGAAGCCGAACGGGTTGTCGTGCTGATGGGCTCGGGGGCCGAAACCGTCCACGAGACCGTGGAGTGGCTGCTGACCCGCGGGGAGAAGGTCGGCGTGCTCAAGGTCCGCCTGTACAGGCCGTTTTCTTCCAGGGCCTTCGTCGCGGCCCTGCCATCCTCGGTCAAGGCGATCGCCGTCTTGGACCGGACCAAGGAGCCCGGAGCACCGGGCGAACCGCTGTACATGGATGTGGTTGCCGCCCTCCGGGAGGCCCAGGAAGAGGGTTTTGCCCGCTTCTCCGTGCCGCCGACCGTGAGCGGCGGGCGGTACGGCTTGGCTTCCAAGGAGTTCACCCCGGCCATGGTCTGCGCGGTATTTTCAGAGCTGGCCGCAACCAAGCCTAAACCCTGCTTCACGGTTGGAATCACCGATGACGTAACGGGTCTGTCGCTGCCCTTCGATCGCGACCTGGACACCGAGCCGGATGACGTCTCCAGGGCGGTATTCTTCGGGCTGGGCGCCGACGGCACTGTGGGCGCCAACAAGAATTCAATCAAGATCATCGGGGAGGAGACGCCCAACTTCGCCCAGGGGTACTTTGTCTACGATTCCAAGAAATCGGGGGCCATGACCATCTCGCACCTGCGGTTTGGGCCCAGGCCGATCCAGTCCGCCTACCTCATCAAGCACGCGAGCTTCGTAGCGTGCCATCAGTTTGTCTTCATGGAGAAGTACGATGTGCTCAGATATGCTGCTCCTGGCGCGGTCTTCCTCCTGAATTCGCCATACGGTCCGGAGGAGGTCTGGGACCATCTGGCCCGTGAGGTGCAGGAGCAGATCATCGAGAAGCGCCTGACGTTCTACACCATTGACGCAGTGGAGGTAGCGCGCAAGACAGGCATGGGCGGCCGCATCAACGCGATCATGCAGACCTGTTTCTTCGCGATCTCCGGTGTGCTGCCGCGAGACGAGGCTATCAGTAAGATCAAGGAGTCCATAGAGAAGACCTACGGCAAGAAGGGCGATGAGGTTGTCCGCCGGAACTGGCAGGCGGTGGACGAGACTCTTGCCAACCTGCACCTGGTAGATGTGCCGGAGAAGGTTACTGCCACGAAGTCACTTCCCCCGACCATCTCTACCGATGCTCCGGAGTTCGTGCAGCGCGTGATCGGGGTGATAGCGGCCAACATGGGCGACCTGCTCCCGGTTAGCGCCTTTCCCGTTGACGGCACCTGGCCGGTAGGGACAACCCAGTGGGAGAAGCGCAACATCGCCCTGGAGATCCCGGTGTGGGACGCCGAGATCTGTATCCAGTGCAACAAGTGCGTTCTCGTCTGTCCGCATGCAACCATCCGGGCCAAGTACTACGATCCGGAGCTCTTGAAGGGCGCGCCGCCTACCTTCAAGTCCACGGCCTTCCGCAGCCAGGAGGTCAAAGGCTTAGAGTACACGCTGCAGGTGGCCCCTGAGGACTGCACCGGCTGCAGCCTGTGCGTGATGGTCTGCCCGGTCAAGGACAAGACCAACCCCAAGCACAAGGCGATCAACATGGCGCCCCAGATCCCGCTGCGGGAGCCCGAACGAGAGAACTGGGCGTTCTTCCTGTCACTGCCGGAACCGGACCGTACCCGAATCAAGTTGGACGTGAAGGGATCGCAGTTCCTAACGCCGCTCTTCGAGTACTCGGGAGCCTGTGCGGGCTGCGGGGAGACACCGTACGTCAAGCTGCTCACCCAGCTCTTCGGGGACCGCCTGCTGATCGGCAATGCCACCGGGTGCTCGTCCATCTACGGTGGGAATCTGCCGACGACGCCCTACGCCACGAACAGCGACGGCCGCGGCCCCACCTGGTCCAACTCGCTGTTCGAGGACAACGCCGAGTTCGGCTTCGGGTTCCGCCTGGCCCTGGACTCGCTCTCCGAGCAGGCCGAAGATCTCGTGCGGACACTTGCACAGCAGGTCGGCCCCGACCTGGCCGACGCCATCTTGAAGGCCGACCAGTCGAGCGAGGCCGGAATTGCCGCCCAGCGCGAGCGGGTAGTCTCACTCCGCAAGAAGCTGGCCGGAGTGAACACGCCGGCCGCGCGCCGCCTGGAACTAATCGCCGACTACCTCGTGCGGAAGTCCGTCTGGGTGGTGGGCGGAGACGGCTGGGCCTACGACATCGGATACGGAGGCCTGGACCACGTCATGGCCATGGGCCGCAAGGTGAACATCCTGGTGTTGGACACCGAGGTATACTCCAACACCGGCGGCCAGCAGTCCAAGTCCACGCCGCGCGGGGCCGTCGCCAAGTTCGCTTCGGCGGGCAAGCCCATCGCCAAGAAGGACCTGGCCATGATGGCGATGACCTACGGCAGCGTCTACGTGGCGCGGGTGGCCTTCGGCGCCAAGGACACGCACACCGTGAACGCCTTCCTTGAAGCGGAATCCTACCCTGGAACCTCGCTGATCATCGCCTACAGTCCGTGCATCGCCCACGGTTACGACCTGGCCATGGGGATGGAGCAGCAGAAGCTGGCCGTGGAAACAGGCTACTGGCCGCTGATCAGGTACGACCCGCGGCGTCTGGAGGAGGGCAAGAGCCCGATGCAGCTTGACTCAGGGCCGCCCAAGGGTGATCTGGCGAAGTTCCTCTACAACGAGACGCGATTCCGCATGGTGGAGGGTATCGATCCTGAGAGAGCGCGCGCTCTGCTGGAATCAGCCCGCCGCGACGTGCAGACACGCTACAAGCTCTATGAACTCCTGGCCAAGTGA
- a CDS encoding TlpA disulfide reductase family protein: MGSRRHQAVLMGSLVVFLGLLVFVTLRTNRPASLSVALARGEIPVAPLLVLPRLDAEGRVDLGALRGRVVVLNFWSSWCIPCREEAPALEATWQRYRERGVMVVGVNVQDLTPAALRFLHETKTTYPTVRDKDNTVYRAYGLTGVPETFFVDRFGRIVRKFPGVVTDPQEWFRAVETALTRQP; encoded by the coding sequence ATGGGCAGCAGGCGGCACCAGGCGGTCCTGATGGGCAGCCTCGTGGTCTTCCTTGGGTTGCTGGTCTTCGTAACCTTACGTACTAATCGGCCGGCCTCGCTCAGCGTTGCGCTGGCGCGGGGAGAGATCCCGGTAGCACCCCTGCTCGTGCTCCCGCGCCTGGATGCGGAGGGGAGAGTGGACCTGGGGGCGCTCCGCGGCCGGGTGGTCGTGTTGAACTTCTGGTCGTCCTGGTGCATACCGTGCCGTGAGGAGGCACCCGCCCTGGAGGCCACCTGGCAGCGGTACAGGGAGCGGGGGGTCATGGTGGTGGGCGTGAACGTGCAGGACCTGACGCCGGCGGCGTTGCGGTTCCTGCACGAGACCAAAACTACCTACCCCACGGTTCGCGACAAGGACAACACAGTCTACCGGGCCTACGGCCTCACCGGCGTACCGGAGACCTTTTTCGTTGACCGCTTTGGTCGCATCGTGCGCAAGTTCCCCGGCGTGGTGACCGACCCCCAGGAGTGGTTTCGGGCCGTCGAGACGGCGCTGACGCGGCAGCCCTAG
- a CDS encoding heavy-metal-associated domain-containing protein encodes MTTKTFDVPKIHCDGCVRTVTKALAQLPGVAKVEASAVTKKVLVEFNPTELDEARLREALQAAGYPVV; translated from the coding sequence ATGACTACGAAGACTTTCGACGTTCCCAAGATCCACTGTGATGGCTGCGTGCGCACCGTGACCAAGGCTCTTGCGCAGTTGCCCGGCGTGGCGAAGGTCGAGGCCAGCGCCGTGACAAAGAAGGTCCTGGTGGAGTTCAATCCGACGGAGCTGGATGAGGCGCGCCTCCGCGAGGCCCTGCAGGCCGCCGGGTATCCTGTCGTCTAG
- a CDS encoding heavy metal translocating P-type ATPase: MANGRTALRRIELPVEGMSCASCVNRVEEGLLKTAGVSAVQVNFASERALVAFDAAQATLTDLIAAVRAVGYEVRNERLVIPIAGMSCASCVNTVETALRTVEGVLSASVNLAREQATVEFIPGVATPQALWRAVRDAGYEPLAAEEGAVDREAERREREQRALRIRLVGATLLCLPILWGSLPHMGVHVWAPALLHNWMVQFALATPVQFWAGWRFYRGMWAATRHGTADMNTLIAVGTSAAYLYSVAATFFPQWFTGGGLEPTVYYETASIIIVFILLGRYLEALAKGRTSEAIRRLIRLQAKTARVIRDGSEADIPIEDVVVGDVVVVRPGEKIPVDGTVLDGFSTVDESMITGESMPVEKAAGVEVIGATLNRTGTFRFRATKVGRDTALAQIIRLVEEAQGTKAPIQRLADRVAAYFVPVVIVIALVTGGVWLAIGPQPALTYALLTFVAVLIIACPCALGLATPTAIMVGTGRGAEAGILIRGGEALEIAHRITAVVLDKTGTLTRGTPAVTDVLPAEGFDETTLLRLVGAAERGSEHPVGEAIVARARSSGIALGDAAAFEAVPGQGIEATVEGRQILVGNAALIARHGIAADALAARADGLAADGKTPMLVAVDGRAAGVIGVADTLKPYSREVVAALHRMGLQVVMLTGDNRRTAEAIAQQVGVDRVLAEVKPDEKAAHVEALQREGHVVAMVGDGINDAPALARADLGIAIGAGTDVAIESAGIVLIGEDLRGVLSAIALSRRTMRTIRQNLFWAFAYNVALIPVAAGVLYPFTGMLLSPVLAALAMAASSVTVVSNSLRLRGYRPAGTISTEGVTLR; this comes from the coding sequence ATGGCGAACGGTCGCACCGCCTTGCGGCGGATCGAACTGCCGGTCGAAGGGATGTCGTGCGCCTCGTGCGTGAACAGGGTGGAGGAGGGCCTTCTCAAGACGGCCGGGGTGAGCGCGGTGCAGGTCAACTTCGCCTCGGAGCGCGCCTTGGTTGCCTTTGACGCCGCGCAGGCCACCCTGACCGACCTGATCGCCGCGGTACGCGCCGTCGGCTACGAGGTCCGGAATGAGCGCCTGGTTATACCCATTGCCGGGATGTCCTGCGCTTCGTGCGTGAACACGGTCGAGACGGCTCTACGGACGGTTGAAGGCGTCCTATCAGCTTCGGTGAACCTGGCGCGAGAACAGGCGACGGTCGAGTTCATACCCGGCGTTGCCACGCCGCAGGCGCTGTGGCGCGCCGTGCGTGACGCGGGCTACGAGCCACTGGCCGCCGAGGAGGGCGCCGTTGACCGCGAGGCCGAGCGCCGCGAGCGCGAACAACGCGCGTTGCGCATCCGCCTGGTGGGCGCGACGCTGCTCTGCCTCCCGATTCTCTGGGGCAGCCTCCCGCATATGGGAGTCCACGTCTGGGCGCCGGCCTTGCTGCACAACTGGATGGTGCAGTTCGCCCTGGCGACCCCCGTTCAGTTCTGGGCGGGTTGGCGGTTCTACCGCGGGATGTGGGCGGCGACACGACACGGGACCGCCGACATGAACACCCTCATCGCGGTGGGCACTTCGGCGGCGTATCTATACAGCGTCGCCGCTACCTTCTTCCCGCAGTGGTTCACGGGCGGCGGGCTCGAGCCAACGGTCTACTACGAAACCGCTTCGATAATCATCGTCTTCATTCTGCTCGGGCGGTACCTGGAGGCGCTGGCCAAGGGCCGTACCAGCGAGGCGATCCGTCGCTTGATCAGGCTGCAGGCCAAGACCGCCCGCGTGATCCGGGACGGCTCCGAGGCTGACATACCGATCGAGGATGTGGTTGTGGGCGACGTCGTGGTCGTGCGCCCAGGCGAGAAGATCCCGGTGGACGGCACCGTGCTCGATGGGTTCTCAACGGTGGACGAGTCAATGATCACCGGGGAGTCCATGCCCGTGGAGAAGGCCGCCGGCGTCGAGGTGATAGGCGCGACCCTCAACAGGACCGGGACCTTCCGGTTCCGCGCCACGAAGGTGGGACGCGACACCGCGCTGGCGCAGATCATTCGGCTGGTCGAGGAAGCCCAGGGTACCAAGGCGCCGATTCAGCGCCTGGCCGACAGGGTGGCCGCCTACTTCGTGCCGGTGGTGATCGTGATCGCGCTGGTCACCGGCGGGGTCTGGTTGGCAATCGGCCCGCAGCCCGCGCTGACCTATGCCCTGCTCACCTTCGTGGCGGTGCTGATAATCGCGTGCCCGTGCGCGCTCGGACTGGCCACACCCACGGCGATCATGGTCGGGACCGGGCGGGGTGCCGAGGCCGGGATCCTGATCCGCGGCGGCGAGGCGCTGGAGATCGCGCACCGCATCACCGCGGTGGTGCTCGACAAGACCGGTACGCTTACGCGCGGGACACCCGCGGTAACGGACGTCCTTCCGGCCGAAGGGTTCGACGAGACAACGCTGCTGCGACTGGTGGGTGCGGCCGAGCGCGGGAGCGAGCATCCGGTAGGAGAGGCAATCGTCGCCCGCGCGCGGAGCAGCGGAATCGCCCTCGGCGACGCCGCCGCGTTCGAGGCCGTGCCTGGTCAGGGCATCGAGGCCACGGTCGAGGGGCGGCAGATCCTTGTCGGCAACGCCGCGTTGATAGCCCGCCACGGGATCGCGGCGGACGCCCTGGCCGCGCGCGCCGACGGCTTGGCCGCGGACGGCAAGACGCCGATGCTGGTGGCGGTGGACGGCCGGGCTGCCGGGGTGATCGGCGTGGCCGACACCCTAAAGCCGTACAGCCGGGAAGTCGTGGCCGCGCTCCACCGGATGGGTCTCCAGGTAGTAATGCTCACGGGCGACAACCGGCGGACCGCCGAAGCGATCGCGCAGCAGGTGGGAGTCGACCGCGTTCTGGCCGAGGTCAAACCCGACGAGAAGGCCGCGCACGTCGAGGCGCTGCAGCGTGAAGGGCACGTGGTGGCCATGGTGGGAGATGGGATCAACGACGCGCCCGCCCTGGCGCGCGCGGACCTGGGCATAGCGATCGGCGCCGGGACCGACGTGGCCATCGAGTCCGCGGGCATAGTGCTGATCGGCGAGGATCTGCGCGGGGTGCTGTCGGCGATTGCCCTCAGCCGTCGCACGATGCGTACGATCCGGCAGAACCTGTTTTGGGCGTTCGCATACAACGTCGCCCTGATTCCCGTTGCCGCCGGCGTGCTGTATCCTTTTACAGGCATGCTGCTGAGCCCGGTCCTGGCCGCGCTGGCGATGGCTGCCAGTTCGGTTACGGTGGTGAGCAACAGCCTGCGGCTACGGGGATACCGACCTGCGGGTACCATCTCTACGGAGGGAGTGACGCTGAGATGA
- a CDS encoding metal-sensitive transcriptional regulator — protein sequence MKAVTPVAKHGSVEKRRKVLVRLRSVAGHVCGVERMVEGDAYCIDVIRQVQAVQRALDRVNAMLLEDHLEHCATTAIRSSDARERERIITELLEVFKTSSRL from the coding sequence GTGAAGGCGGTCACTCCGGTGGCAAAGCACGGATCGGTCGAGAAGCGGCGGAAAGTGCTGGTGAGGCTTCGCAGCGTCGCGGGGCACGTCTGCGGGGTCGAGCGCATGGTGGAGGGCGATGCCTACTGCATAGACGTGATACGGCAGGTCCAGGCCGTGCAACGGGCCCTGGACAGGGTGAACGCCATGCTGCTTGAGGACCACCTGGAGCACTGCGCAACGACCGCAATACGCTCCAGCGACGCGCGGGAGCGTGAGCGCATCATCACCGAGTTGCTCGAGGTCTTCAAGACGTCGAGCAGGCTCTAG
- a CDS encoding NADP-dependent isocitrate dehydrogenase: MNQNIPITVAHGDGIGPEIMAATLLVLSEAGARIDIETIGIGEKVFLRGHSSGIEPGAWESLRRTKVFLKAPITTPQGGGYKSLNVTTRKMLGLYANVRPCSAYHPFVDTKHPGMDVVIVRENEEDLYAGIEYRQTDDVYQSLKIISRPGTEKIVRYAFEYAARHDRKKVTCFTKDNILKMTDGLFHKVFDEIGTQYPAITKEHWIVDIGAAKLADTPEAFDVIVLPNMYGDILSDVAAQIAGSVGLAGSANIGDQCAMFEAIHGSAPRRAGQNVANPSGLLLGAVMMLVHIGQPDVAERVHNAWLRTIEDGVHTSDIYAEGVSREKVGTGEFARAVADRLGQVPERLKAVTYQAAPRETVGAVATSRLRAKKALVGVDVFVHWRGGSPDQLGGQVEALSGGDLRLGMISNRGVKVYPGGFSETLCVDHWRCRFLSRTEGGTIAHGQIIALLQRIANAGLDSIKTENLYTFDGEPGYSLDQGE; the protein is encoded by the coding sequence ATGAACCAGAACATCCCCATCACCGTGGCGCACGGCGACGGCATCGGCCCGGAGATCATGGCCGCCACACTGCTGGTCCTGAGCGAGGCTGGCGCCCGGATCGACATCGAGACGATCGGGATCGGCGAGAAGGTCTTCCTCCGGGGTCACAGCAGCGGCATCGAGCCCGGAGCATGGGAGTCGCTTCGCCGCACGAAGGTGTTCCTCAAGGCCCCCATCACAACGCCCCAGGGCGGCGGCTACAAGAGCCTCAACGTGACCACGCGCAAGATGCTGGGGCTGTACGCCAACGTGCGGCCGTGCTCGGCCTACCACCCCTTTGTGGATACCAAGCATCCCGGGATGGACGTCGTGATCGTGCGCGAAAACGAGGAGGACCTGTACGCAGGGATCGAGTATCGCCAGACAGACGACGTCTATCAGAGCCTGAAGATCATCTCCCGACCCGGGACCGAAAAGATAGTCCGATACGCCTTTGAGTACGCTGCGCGGCACGACCGCAAGAAGGTCACCTGCTTCACGAAAGACAACATCCTCAAGATGACCGACGGGCTGTTCCACAAGGTCTTCGACGAGATCGGCACGCAGTATCCCGCGATCACCAAGGAACACTGGATAGTTGACATCGGTGCCGCCAAACTGGCCGACACGCCCGAGGCATTCGACGTGATCGTGCTGCCCAACATGTATGGCGACATCCTCTCGGACGTGGCCGCGCAGATCGCCGGATCGGTGGGGCTGGCAGGATCGGCCAACATCGGCGACCAGTGCGCCATGTTCGAGGCCATCCATGGTTCGGCGCCGCGCCGCGCAGGTCAGAACGTGGCGAATCCCTCGGGCCTGTTGCTGGGTGCGGTGATGATGTTGGTCCACATAGGTCAGCCGGACGTGGCGGAGCGCGTGCACAATGCCTGGCTCCGTACGATCGAGGATGGGGTGCACACCTCCGACATCTACGCCGAGGGCGTCAGCCGGGAGAAGGTCGGCACCGGTGAGTTCGCACGGGCGGTTGCCGATCGGCTGGGCCAGGTGCCCGAGCGGCTCAAGGCGGTCACATACCAGGCGGCGCCCAGGGAGACAGTCGGGGCCGTCGCCACCTCACGGCTTCGCGCGAAGAAGGCGTTAGTGGGAGTGGACGTCTTTGTTCACTGGCGGGGGGGCTCGCCCGACCAACTGGGCGGGCAGGTGGAAGCCCTCAGTGGAGGTGACCTTAGGCTGGGCATGATAAGCAACCGCGGCGTCAAGGTGTACCCCGGCGGGTTTTCCGAGACCTTGTGCGTGGACCACTGGCGATGCCGTTTCCTGTCGCGGACCGAAGGCGGGACCATCGCGCACGGTCAGATCATCGCGCTGCTGCAGCGGATCGCCAACGCAGGACTGGATTCCATCAAGACCGAGAACCTCTACACGTTCGACGGCGAGCCGGGTTACTCGCTCGATCAGGGCGAGTAG
- a CDS encoding alpha/beta fold hydrolase has translation MPDERVAAAVASLYAAHRLLDPSAERVEIPFEGAPLVGNLRRPPGASRPPLVLLIPGLDSTKEEFFHWEAVFLSRGMATFSLDGPGQGESGYTTCIRHDYEVAVTAALDTLAGRGGFDPSRVGAAGVSLGGYYAPRAAAYHPMRLPPDIEVGLDAAATFRLVDPVFPFGVYAAVVEIDRTTGQVHVLRLVAVDDAGTIVNPLLAEQVIYDAEGQLLTVTFADYPMLRAHQVVDVTTEFLETPSPFNPLGIRHVEMPLVPEKMWHLVRGA, from the coding sequence ATGCCTGACGAGAGGGTCGCCGCGGCCGTGGCCAGCCTGTACGCGGCGCACCGGCTCCTCGACCCGTCGGCTGAGCGCGTGGAGATCCCCTTCGAGGGCGCGCCCCTGGTGGGCAACCTGCGCCGGCCTCCCGGCGCGTCACGCCCGCCGCTGGTGCTCCTAATCCCGGGGCTGGATTCGACCAAGGAGGAGTTCTTCCATTGGGAGGCCGTGTTCCTCTCGCGCGGGATGGCGACCTTCTCGCTGGATGGACCCGGGCAGGGCGAATCAGGGTACACTACCTGCATCCGGCACGACTATGAGGTTGCGGTGACCGCCGCCCTTGACACGCTTGCAGGGCGCGGCGGCTTCGACCCCTCCCGCGTGGGAGCCGCGGGCGTGAGCCTCGGTGGGTACTACGCTCCCCGCGCGGCCGCCTACCATCCCATGCGGCTTCCGCCCGACATCGAGGTGGGGCTCGATGCAGCGGCGACCTTCCGCCTTGTGGACCCGGTCTTTCCGTTCGGGGTCTACGCGGCCGTGGTGGAGATCGACCGGACTACCGGGCAGGTGCACGTGCTTAGACTGGTCGCGGTGGACGACGCTGGCACAATAGTCAATCCGCTGCTGGCCGAACAGGTGATCTACGATGCCGAGGGCCAGTTGCTGACGGTGACCTTCGCGGACTACCCGATGCTCCGGGCCCATCAGGTTGTGGATGTTACCACCGAGTTCCTGGAGACGCCTTCGCCGTTCAACCCGCTGGGAATCCGGCACGTGGAGATGCCGCTGGTGCCGGAGAAGATGTGGCATCTGGTGCGCGGCGCCTAA
- a CDS encoding amidohydrolase family protein yields the protein MTMDGHAHIIVPEATRDAGVESWRPHVYWEQGKQTVEAGGRQIRSALHEFVQIEAILRFQESRGMDRTLLCPWVPLLGYELEAEEGLRACRVQNDALARLVESYPGRVAALGAVPLQAPEVAARELEALMAGRRLRGVEVAAGVRGVPLGDDRFLPFWEAAEASHALVFIHPTTRGFDMAALGGYYMWNTVGNPLETAITAAQMVMAGVMERYPRLKVLLAHGGGALMCVRGRLRHSHSFQSDARSRLRESPDASLRRLYYDTVTHDADLLRSLVDYAGADHVLLGSDYPFDMGVADPVGDVRGLGLPAGDEAAILGGNALRLLGEEEARHA from the coding sequence ATGACAATGGACGGGCACGCACACATCATCGTGCCGGAAGCCACGCGCGATGCAGGAGTCGAGTCGTGGCGGCCCCACGTGTACTGGGAGCAAGGGAAGCAGACCGTCGAAGCAGGCGGGCGGCAGATCAGGTCCGCGCTCCATGAGTTCGTCCAGATTGAGGCGATACTGCGGTTCCAGGAATCCAGGGGCATGGACCGCACGCTGCTCTGCCCGTGGGTTCCCCTGCTTGGCTACGAGCTCGAAGCGGAGGAGGGGCTGCGCGCCTGCCGGGTTCAGAACGACGCGCTGGCCCGGCTTGTCGAGTCCTACCCCGGCCGCGTCGCAGCCCTCGGCGCGGTGCCGCTGCAGGCACCTGAGGTGGCCGCGCGCGAGCTCGAGGCGCTGATGGCAGGGCGCCGGCTCCGAGGAGTCGAGGTTGCCGCCGGCGTGCGCGGAGTGCCGCTTGGGGACGACCGCTTCCTGCCGTTCTGGGAGGCCGCCGAGGCCTCCCATGCGCTGGTGTTCATCCACCCGACCACGCGGGGCTTTGATATGGCGGCGCTGGGCGGGTACTACATGTGGAACACCGTGGGCAATCCCCTGGAGACTGCGATCACCGCCGCCCAGATGGTGATGGCCGGCGTGATGGAGAGGTACCCGCGGCTCAAGGTGCTCCTGGCCCACGGCGGTGGGGCCCTCATGTGCGTGCGCGGGCGGCTGCGACACTCGCACTCCTTTCAGAGCGACGCCCGTTCCAGGTTACGGGAATCCCCCGATGCCTCGCTGCGCCGCCTCTACTACGACACCGTGACCCACGACGCGGACCTGTTGCGGTCGCTGGTGGACTACGCCGGAGCGGACCACGTCCTGCTCGGGTCGGACTACCCGTTTGACATGGGGGTCGCGGATCCGGTAGGGGACGTGCGCGGGCTCGGGCTTCCTGCCGGCGATGAGGCGGCAATTCTGGGCGGTAACGCACTGCGGCTGCTTGGTGAGGAGGAGGCGCGGCATGCCTGA